The segment ACCATTGCCCTGCTGGCTAAGAGCAGACCAAAGAGCCAAAGGTAAGGATGGAGGGGCTGAGTATGTAGCACCGTGGGAGAATGCACACCTCGAGTGCATGAAGCCCCCCAGGTCTGATACCCAGcactgaagggagaaaagaaagatggctggtggtgcatgcctataattcctGCATCCTCAGCTAGGtggagaatttgaggccagcctgtgttacaggagactctcgaaacaaacaaatgaagaagTAAAAGCATGCTTCTTTCCGCATGCTTCCTGATGGTCAGCGCTGGACCTGAGATGTGGGCCTAAGACACCTGGTTTGGTGATTTAAGGCATGCATGTCATAGCGTCCTCTTGTGCATGTATGCTCTTTGTCATTGTCCTAATACTCGAGGAAATGGGAAGGCTTGGTCTTGCACTCTGAGAAGAGAACAATGCCCCTGAGCCATTAGCAGTTGGGACAAAATGCTGGACCCTGGAAACCCTAAGAAGCAGGTTCAGCCACCTGGCTTCAACTGGCAACTTAAATAGACCAGAAATAgtgcaaaacagaaaaaagaaactattCCTCTGTAGCAACAAAGAGATCCTATGATGTCTTCCCAGCAAGTTCATCTTTGGGGTCCTGAGGtttagattgatttatttaatgctatgttatttatttctttattttgttatcatttatttattttatgaatataagtacactgtagttgtcttcagacacaccagaagagagcattggatcccattgcagattgattgtgagccaccatgtggttgctgggaattgaactcaggacctctggaagagcagtcagtgctcttaaccgctgagtcatctctccagcccacaaggtTTAGATTTAGAGAGCAAGAGACCTGTATAACTAAGCTGTCCTGGCCAagttccccctccccccgcccccttaCTTTCACGGCCTTGGTTTCAGTCCCACATTGCCAGGTTCGAACAAGTCAGAAGTGTGTGAAATCTCCAGACAAGTTCCTCTGGTGGCACCAGGCTCCAACCATCCCTTACTTTCTCCCAGCCTGAGAAATTTCTCAGGGAAATTTGAATTTCTTGGGAGCCATCATTTCAATGTCTGAAAGCCGAAGGGAGGAATTCCACTATAGGAGTCTGATATAAGTCTTGGAGGGTAGCATTTACTTCAAGCCTCAAAGAAGCCTGGAGACTTGGTGATTTATGTCAGTGGGTAATTGTCTACCATTCCAGGCAAGTGCAAGTTTGGGCAGCAATCAGAGCTCATGAGATTATTTTCTCCAAGGACACAGGTTTTCAAATGGAACTCTCCATGACCAATCATCCCGAAATGATCAAGCCCCTGTGAGATTCCTGTGGACCAGTGGGAGAGCATGCTGACTCCTCCATGTTCCTGAGTCTTGGGGTCTGGACTCAGCCCTTAAGCTGTGTAACTATGTGCTTTGAAGAATCCTTCCCACCCTGTCCTCACTCTGCCCTCACCCTGCCCCTTGATAGTTGATAGTCATCAGTTTCCTCGAGGTGGGTTAAACTCCCTTTCTACCATTATGGACAAAGTCCGACTTCTTTCTGCTTATCTGTCTGCTCATTGCTAGTTCATAAAATGTTTTTCACATTCTGAGCAGATGTGAAGGGCTTGACTTCTCCATCCAGCCCTGCCCCCTCTCCCTAGGCCTGAGTGAAGTTGGGCTAGTTCTCAGCAGCCGGCTCAGAGAGAGCTGGAGAGGGAAGGGCTGGTCTCCAGTTTAACCTCTCTCTCCCGCTTGATGTGGTCTCAACATGTCTGTCCCTCAAGCCTCTCCTCTGGGCTGTTGAGCAAGACGGGGTCACTGTTTCTTGCAGAGCAAGGCTGATTTGAGTACAGGGGACAGCCCACtacttctgggttaaaaactcTTTTAagaggaagcgcaaggccctgggttcggtccccagctccggaaaaaaaaaaaaaaactcttttaagGAAGAACATGGCACTGTATTCTGACTCTTTGTCTCTTGTTGGAGCTCCTTCAACTTCACTTTGGAAACTTAGCCAGGCAGGGTCATAGTCTCTCTTGCCTTGGGACCTGTGAGCGTTTCATTTCATCAGAGGGGAAGGACCTGATTGTTGACCATTTGACGCTGGTCTGGCTGGCACTAGGATTTGGCCTCTTTCTAGGCTAAAAGTCAAAGGTCAGTTTCTTCCAGGATGTTTAGAACTTCACATGTAGGCTGGTCCCTGGGAAGGTTTAAAGATGCTGGATTCCAGCCTGGGAGATGAGTCAATGTACTTTCTGTACAAAACCTTGACAACCCGAGTTTGAATCTCTAGAATGCACATAAAAGCCAGAAACAGTAGCACAGGTGTCTGTAATCAGAGCATACCCCCACCAAGAAATAGAAGGTAGGGAAACTCACCTGAAGTAGCGTTACCCACAGAGGAGTGAACAATAGCAGAAgataccctgcctcaaacaagatGGCTGTTACATGCACCACAGAGCATGCATTtgcctgcactcacatacacatgaaacacacacacacacacacacgcacacacacatatgtgcacacatcttTCTCTACTACACAAAATAAATAGTCCTTTTTTTCAGTCAATGTTACTGAATAAGCAAGCAAATGAGTAAATGAAAGGCGGCTCAGAGATGTTTATTGAAAAAACTTTAATTTATGTGTATCACCCCCCATTGCTGCCAACTAGAAAATGGGGTAGGAGGGAGGAGGACCGTAGGAGGCACTGGGACTAGCACCTCTAAGATTGTACTGTGGGTGTTGAGGTATGGATCGGGGATGTTAGTTGTGGCCTCTAGGTGCTAACCTCAGCCTGTGCATCCATCCATGCCTGGCGCACCGTGATCTTTACTTTGAAAGGGTCGATCAGAAAGACTACCTTGGGATCACCCTCCAGGCGGGGCAGTTGTTTATCATCTGACACATCCAAGTCAAACCTCTGCAGTAGCAAGGCCGTGAAGACAAAGAGCTCCTGACGGGCCAGAGCCTCTCCGATGCAGGATCGGGGACCAGCTCCGAAGGGCAAGTAACTCTGCGTGGGTGTAATGAGATGGCTTCCCGTTGGATCTAAGAAGCGTTCTACAGAAAAAGGGAAGTGTCAGCCAGGGGCCAAGCTTTTGGCCAGGGAAGCTCGACCTGCTTTTAGGGCATGAGGAAGCAAATATTCAGGAAGGATGtcgagggaggaagaggagtccCCAGGGAAAAATGCCCCATCCAGGAGAAGAGGGACAGGCCTCTTGGGAGACAGATGCCTGCAGACTTCCCACAGAGGTTATTTGAAGAGAGAGTTGAAAGCCCCATCTGTGAAGAGTCTGGGGCAATCTCCAGTAGGATGGAAATGGTGACAGGCCTATGGGGTTGCAGCCAAGAGGTTTCTAGTAGCAAGCTTAGTGGTCAGGAAGGAGCGCTGCCCCGGAAGAGCAGAATCCAGGCTGGCTGTGTGGCCCAGGGGTCAGTATGGGGCAGAGGAGGACTCACCAGGCATGAACTGATCTGGCTGGTCCCATTCATTCTCATCGTGATGCAGTGCCCAGAGATTGACGACCACATGTGTGTCCTTGGGGACAGTAAACTCTCCAATGCTAACCCAGACAAGGAGACGAAAAAGGAAGATTGTTCTCTCCTTTCTGCTCAGCTCCACATCCccacttgggggttgggggaggagaacCCTCCCCCATTCTCAATCACTCCTTTCCCTCAGCTTCTGGCTTCTGCCAGGATTGCATCTAGATCCAGCCTTAGCCATTGCCTATCAACCCTACGTATGTGGACATTTCTGCTAGTCAGCACATGGGTGTCTGTTTCAGAAGctggtgcacatgtatgtgcatgtgcatgcaggcatgggtgtgtgtgtgtgtgtgtgtgtgtgtgtgagagagagagagagagagagagagagagagagagagagagagagagagagagaatatactaCTGCCCCCTGATGAGGTTGGACTTTGATCACCCAGTCCTTCAGCCGAGACCTGTGTCTCCCAGGGTAGCAGGAAGTTGGAGGGAAGCCAGATGCTGATGCCAATTCAACTTAGTCAGTGGGTATCAGTGGAGGTAGATAGAGTAGCTAGGGCAGGGTGATTGACAGTGGTAGTCACTGTTTGACTCTAGGTGGACCAGCAACTAAGGCCAGGTGGAACATGTCTGAGGAGCAAAGTGGGCTAGCCAGTGGCTACATCCTAGGCTGATATCTCGGGAAGAAAGGCGTACCTGGAGTCAACGTTAGCCTTGTGGGGGATGAGCATGGGAGCCACCGGCCTGATACGCAGCACTTCTCGGATAGTGGCCTCCAGCATGAGGAGGTGAGACCGGTCATTGAAAGTTGGTGTTCGGCTGAAGCCTACGTACTGGTCAATCTCCTTTTGGATCTTCTTCTTCACCTGTGGGCCAGAACCAGGTCACATGACCAGGTTGTTCAAGTCTAAGAGAGACATGGGCTTAGCAGAGCCCAGTGGTCATACCCAGAACACCATGGAATGATTCTATCCAGTGACGGCTCTGTAACCTAGGCCTTGTTTCTAGAGGATAGGTCAACTTTTACCCACAGCCAGAGTCAGCCACTGCTTGTGTGAGAGCTAGAGAGGGCTCTGGTTATCTCTGTACAGAAGAATCCAGGCATtgcccctgcccccccccaaatGGGGCTATTTGGATTCTACAGGAAGACAAGAGTGTAGGAGACACTCACCTCAGGATTGTGCACCAGGAAAGCCAGGATCCACTTGAGCACAGTGGTAGTTGTCTCTATGCCCGCCCCAAAGATGTCTCCCACCGTGGCAAGGATGTGCCTATCTGAAAACACATCTGGGTCCCGGCCTTCACAGCTGTTGTTGTTGTCTGAATTCATCTTGGCTTGAATCAGAATGTCCGTCAGGCTGGAGATAGACTGACTGTCGAACTTCTCCTatggagagagacagtgagagaggaggatgaggagggagcCTCACCTCCAACATCCCTGCTACACTCCAACCTGCACCAGAGACACAGCAAGGCTTCTTGTGCTTGAGAGTGGAGGGGTCTGGGATAGCCTTGGGCCTTCTTCTATGTCTCCCTAAGAACCATTTCAGTTActcactcccctctcccatttATTAATAGGTCTCTTTCTAGCAGTTGCCCATTATGTGACAGCCCCCTGACAGACTCTAGGGATCTCACGGTGTCCAAAATACACCCCAGTTTTGTTCTCTCACCTCATAGTGGCCTCTGCTTGATCACTTACCCTGCACTTTTCAAATATTCCAGTCAGTACTTCATTTCGAACTTTGGCATAACCCTTTATCACCTCCAAGCCTTTGTTGGGAAAAAtctggaaacagaaggaaatgtCAGATCCATCTATACAGTTAGGAGAATCCTTCCTGGGAGGTAGCCTTTAGCTTTCTGTTTGAGAAAGTCCCCACACCTGTCTGGACCTTTATCAAGGAACACATCGTAATGAGTTTACCATGGACAGGAAGGACAACTTTAATATCCTCAATGGAGGACAGGGTGGAGTCCTCGTGTCCTCAGTTCGATTCAAGACCTGACAGCATTGTGCCCTCCCTTACCCTATATCAGACTTGAGACGACTGAGGACTTGGACAAATTCCTCAAGTGGGTTaagcctgtgtctgtctctcatcAGCACTGTGAGGATCATTGGGCAAACCTCCAGGGGGCAGCCAATGATTGACACATATAGGGTGCTTAGTGTTGGCAAATGATAATTGGAAAAGAATGtccatgagtttttgttttgttttgttttcggggctggggaccgaacccagggccttgtgcttgctaggcaagcgctctaccaaggagccaaatccccaacccccagccatgAGTTTTAAGAATACAGGACATTAAAAAAAGAGATCCAGAAAGGCACCATGGTACACATTTGTAGTCCTAGCACTTAggacttggaggcaggaggatcaaataGTCAGAGTCAttctcagttgtgtgtgtgtgtgtgtgtgtgtgtgtgtgtgtgtgtatcccgaGGCCAGTGTGAGCGTCTGCCTGGAGGGTAAAAATGCCGACCAAGACCAAGCATCTGTAGTTGTATGAGGCAGACCAGATGACTGTGGGATGAGTTGGAAGAGAAATTCGTGGAAACTGAAAATACTGAGGACACTGTCCCAGTGGGATCTGGAAGTAGAGGGGTGGCTTCATTCTCACCGTCAACCATGGGAATATGTCCACCAGATTTCTGTCGCCCGTGGCATCCACGATACCCTCAGTAAAGGTCTTTATGGCGGTCAGTTTTGGATCCTTTTTCTCATAAGAGATGTTGAAGCAGATAGCACAGATGATGTTGGTTACTGACATGAAGATAGGCGTGGACAGGTCTATGGACTCCTTGTCGTGTGCCAGCATCATATCACACAGTGACTTGGCTTCCTGACAGACTGACAAGAGAGGGAAAGTGGAGTGGAGGGATCAATCAACCCTGTCTCTGCTCACCGAGATCTTAAAGAGCCGATGGTCACTTGACGTCAGCAGCCACCCAGCATCCTTTTCCTCCAGCCCCCTAGCCCTAGGGTGAGGTTAGCCTTTCACTCACTTAGCTTCTCCAGTTTCTGGCCATCCTTGAACAGGGAAAAGGTGCTGAACACCAACTTCCGGTGCAGGTGCCAGGAGCTACCAGCATCTGCAAAGGCCACGCCTTTCCCTTGGTCCGACAAGAGGCTTTGAGTCACCTTTGGAGAGCAGGCAAAGGCTGTAGGCAAATTCCCCAAGCTCTCAGACTCTGCAGTCCTGAGCGCTGTGagctccctgtccctctcttACTTAGTAGGACGGCCCTAAAGTCCCTGCTAAAATTCCATGAAAGGCAGTATATcgagaagacagaaagaactcTGGGTTTGAACGCAAGAGCCCTGGGGTTCAGATCATTAGTAGAGTGCCCCCTGGGCCTCTCGACTTCGGTTTTTGACCTAGAGGGTAGTTGTGGGTGGGATGAGCTAGGCAAGCCTGTcctagggaggaggaggaggaggaagaagaggaggaggagagggaggaggaggaggaggaagaggagggggaggagggggaggaggaggaggaggaggatacaGAGGGACTTCCAAGACAGCTCTGTTTTTGCCTTCACTCCCTAGGCTGCTAAAGCCACAGAATCTCTTTCCACTGCTGGGCTGCGCACCCAGCCTCAGACCCTCATTTGGAGACAGCATATGTTTTATCTTCCCAGGTTAGACTTAAGCTTGGACTGTCTCCTCTAAAAGACACAAAAGCACAAGCGTGTAAAGTCCTCCTCCTACATCCCGCTCCCCCAAAAAACCCACCTGGctagtctctctctgcctgtctctgtctttgtctccgtctctgtctctgcctctctctctctctctctctctctctctctctctctctctctctctctttctggtttttgtttgtttgtttttggagacaggggtcTCCCCGTATAGCATTGGctatccaggaactcactctgtagaccaggctggcctcaaacccacagaggtttgcctgcctttgcctcccaagtgctggcattaaaggcatgcatcaccatcaCCTGGCCCAGTTattcctttgcttctgagaggcacCCAAAATCTGGGAGACCCGGTAGTCGGGCAGCCAGTCTGGCTGACTAGCCCGCAGAAAATGAATTGGTTTTGGCCCGTTCAAGGCTGAGGCCAGTAGTCCTCTATTGGGGTCCTCTATTGGGGAGCTCAGAGAAACACTTGCAGCAGGGACAGAGCACAGGTGGTATTCGTAGGATGGCCACTCAATAGTCAGCACAAAGAGGTCAGACGCCCCGAGGTACTACTGTATGTCCCTGTCCCGTCTCTCCCTGTAATATCCCCCAGCTATCTGAGAGCTGAAGCCATATGATAAGAGAAACTGCAGTCTTAGCCCTCCGTGAGGCCAGCTGCTTCTCCACCTATCTTCTGGTGGAAGATGCAGCCACTGCCCGATTTCCCAACAAAGTCACCCTGTTGGCAGACTTTAGCTCTGGGTCTGGGCTAAGAAGGGCTTTGCCTGCATGTTCTAGAATGATTATCGGAAGGGAGATGGTGAGGGGTTTGCAGGCTTCTCAGCTCTGCAGGTCCCTCACCATCTTGCTGGACAAGCCATTCAAGAGGTctccctttatttcctccctcccACTTTACAGGCTTGGTAGGGTCTTCAGGGAGTGGTCCCGCAAGTCTGATTTTGAAAGAACTAAGAACTGTACAACCCCCAGggactgaggaagaggagggctgGCACTGCTTACCATCTGGGGCCGACCAGAGAATTCTTTTCCCTTCTTGATGAGCACCTCCCTGGCCAGCTGATAGTGGCCGATGATCACTGTAGTTGTGGTACCCAGGCGAAGAGAATAGATGGGACCATACTTTTCCTGTAGCTTGAAGAAGTTGACATGCATATGACCACGTCTGGGGAGAAACGGCAGACTGCCCACCAGGGGCAGGGATGGAAGGCTCCTGGGGAGCTTGGCACCGGGCGTCTTTGACTTGACCCAAAAGAAATAGGCTAGGATGAGCAGCAAGAGACCCACAAGTTCCCACATGGCAGCCAGGTGTAGGCAGATGGCCAGCTGTGGAGCGGAGCAACTTCAACCAAGAAGGAGGACTTTTAAAGGGCGTTTCTGATTGTCACCTTGACGTCGAGTTATCTCTTGGCCTGAAGAAGTTTATCCTGGAATGGATTCAAGCCTGAGTCTTCAACCAGagaaggcagaggggagggaatgggaaaggagagggaatgTGACCTCCTCAAGGGCTGGCTCAGATTCAGGACGAACTCCTAGAGGAGGAGCTGGTAAAGGAGCAGAGAGTTGGTCCTTTCCCTGGGGCTTTTGCGCTATGGATCCTCCCAGAGGCAAATGCTATCAGAGTGAGATCAAGGTTTTAGAGTCTGTGTGCTGTAATGTCAAAGTGCTATATGGTTAATAATTACTGCCATCGGGTTACAGAGACTGCAGTCTTACTATCTGACAGTTGAGGAGAAAGAGATCTTCAAAGGTTAGTCGGCATAAGGTCACACAAGACAGTGGTGCTAAGAACCCCGAAGTCCTAGGTTTTTGTGGCCGTTCAGGTATGCAGAACATCAGCATAGGAGCCATTCAGATCTTACTTAAAATCTAGCTTGGACACTTTCTAGGTACACACTCTTGAGTAGGCTATATAATGTTTTCTGGAAATAAACCATTTTGTTATGCTACtgcatataaaacataaaatcagTCATTTAAACACTTtgactaagggctggagagatggcccagcaggtgaAATGGCTGGTCACTCTTCCAGAAGGCCCGAGTTTGATTCCCACCACTCACACGGCAGCTCATGATtttctgtaactctggttccagagtCCAGtgctgccttctggcctctgcgcgcgtgtgcgcacacacacacacacacacacacacacacacacacacacacacacacacacagagtgtgccTCCGTACATGCAGGTAAAAGGCTcgtgcatataaaataataaaataccagTTAAACGTCATGTAAAATACCCAACTAGTATcttaaagaaaaaacccacagagTAGCATTTCAATTGTCATTTGAAGAATTATCACATTTGTGCCATCTCTCTGcctatttaatcatttttaaaggtGCATTTTGGGCACGGTGTAGCAGTACTCACTTGCAATCCCGGCACTCAGAAGGCAGGTACAGGAGGGGCGGGGCCAGCCTCAGTTTCATAGGGAGTTTAAAGATACCCTGGACTATAAAAGACTATGTCCCACTCAAAATCAACAGCAAAACGTTTACATTTTAGGagtataaatcttttttttttttttttggttctttttttcggagctggggaccgaacccagggccttgcgcttcctaggcaagcgctctaccactgagctaaatccccaaccccaggagtaTAAATCTTGTGGGCAACGTTACACCACTATAAACATGAGCCGCTTCCAAAGCCTTCTCCACCTCAGGCAGACATTAAGCAACAACTCTCCAATCCACCCCCCCTCCAGATTCAGACACTTCTACACTACTTTTCTGCCTATGAATACTCCTTGTTTTAGTTCAgttgctattgctgtgataaaggccatgaccaaaagcaacctggagagGAAGGAGCTCTTTGACTTACACTTCCCAGGTCACAGTCActgagaagccaaggcaggaacctgcaggcagCGGCTGAAGCGAAAACCATTGAGCAGTGAGTGACACTCGatggcttgctccttgtggctcGCCCCTCCTTCTTATATAACCCATACCACTTGTCCATGGGTGGTACACCTGGGTGAGCTAGGCCCTCCCACAGaattattaattaagaaaatgtttccacacacttgcccacaggccaatctgatgaggCAATTTCTCAGCCCAGGGTCCTTGT is part of the Rattus norvegicus strain BN/NHsdMcwi chromosome 1, GRCr8, whole genome shotgun sequence genome and harbors:
- the Cyp17a1 gene encoding steroid 17-alpha-hydroxylase/17,20 lyase isoform X1, translating into MWELVGLLLLILAYFFWVKSKTPGAKLPRSLPSLPLVGSLPFLPRRGHMHVNFFKLQEKYGPIYSLRLGTTTTVIIGHYQLAREVLIKKGKEFSGRPQMVTQSLLSDQGKGVAFADAGSSWHLHRKLVFSTFSLFKDGQKLEKLICQEAKSLCDMMLAHDKESIDLSTPIFMSVTNIICAICFNISYEKKDPKLTAIKTFTEGIVDATGDRNLVDIFPWLTIFPNKGLEVIKGYAKVRNEVLTGIFEKCREKFDSQSISSLTDILIQAKMNSDNNNSCEGRDPDVFSDRHILATVGDIFGAGIETTTTVLKWILAFLVHNPEVKKKIQKEIDQYVGFSRTPTFNDRSHLLMLEATIREVLRIRPVAPMLIPHKANVDSSIGEFTVPKDTHVVVNLWALHHDENEWDQPDQFMPERFLDPTGSHLITPTQSYLPFGAGPRSCIGEALARQELFVFTALLLQRFDLDVSDDKQLPRLEGDPKVVFLIDPFKVKITVRQAWMDAQAEVST